Proteins encoded in a region of the Bradyrhizobium sp. CB3481 genome:
- a CDS encoding cupin domain-containing protein: MSDQQRRAFLAAAGIASLAALGAARSAAAGDPSFMNNVPDPTLAGKDLPTFKFALEKSDGKVIGNSYGKEATVTQLPISKGIAGVSMRLEPGAMRELHWHATAAEWAFVLEGRVRTTVVDPSGLAETNDFDPGDVWYFPRGHGHMLQCLDDRPCHFILIFDNGYFSEFGTFSITDWVGHTPPALLAKNFGLPEATFANFPKAEVYFARGKPPPAAPSAPLQGWKLPPETHKYRLLAQPPHATYPGGREWRVDSSRFPIAKTITGVILDLDPGALRTLHWHPNADEWQYVIDGEVSVTLFGSHGRFRTERLEKGDVGYIPQGYGHSIENVGSRVARILIGFNAGIYETIDLSQWIAANPKDVLATNFGQPAELFGKFPDRDVFIAAKDGSR, from the coding sequence ATGTCCGATCAGCAACGCCGCGCGTTTCTCGCCGCCGCAGGCATCGCCTCGCTGGCGGCGCTGGGCGCGGCCCGGTCGGCCGCCGCGGGCGATCCAAGCTTCATGAATAACGTTCCGGACCCGACGCTGGCGGGCAAGGATCTGCCGACCTTCAAATTCGCGCTCGAGAAGTCCGACGGCAAGGTCATCGGCAACAGCTACGGCAAGGAGGCGACGGTGACGCAACTGCCGATCTCCAAGGGGATCGCGGGGGTTTCGATGCGGCTGGAGCCCGGCGCGATGCGCGAGCTGCACTGGCACGCCACCGCCGCCGAATGGGCATTCGTCCTCGAGGGGCGGGTCCGCACCACCGTCGTCGATCCGAGCGGCCTTGCCGAGACCAACGATTTCGACCCCGGCGACGTCTGGTACTTTCCGCGCGGCCACGGCCACATGCTGCAATGCCTTGATGACAGGCCCTGTCACTTCATCCTGATTTTCGACAACGGCTATTTCTCCGAGTTCGGCACCTTCAGCATCACCGACTGGGTCGGACACACGCCACCGGCGCTGCTGGCCAAGAATTTCGGCCTGCCCGAGGCGACGTTTGCCAATTTCCCAAAGGCAGAGGTGTATTTCGCGCGCGGCAAGCCGCCGCCGGCAGCGCCTTCTGCGCCGTTGCAAGGCTGGAAGCTGCCGCCCGAGACCCACAAATACCGGCTGCTGGCACAGCCGCCGCACGCTACCTATCCGGGCGGCCGCGAGTGGCGCGTCGATTCCAGCCGCTTCCCGATCGCGAAGACGATCACGGGCGTCATCCTCGATCTCGATCCCGGTGCGCTGAGAACGCTGCACTGGCATCCGAACGCCGACGAATGGCAATACGTGATTGATGGTGAGGTGAGTGTCACTCTGTTCGGCTCGCACGGACGCTTCCGGACCGAGCGATTGGAGAAGGGCGATGTCGGCTACATCCCGCAGGGCTATGGTCATTCGATCGAGAATGTCGGCAGCCGCGTCGCGCGGATTTTGATCGGATTCAACGCCGGGATCTATGAGACCATCGACCTGTCGCAATGGATCGCGGCAAATCCGAAGGATGTGCTCGCAACGAATTTCGGCCAGCCGGCCGAACTGTTCGGGAAATTTCCCGACCGCGACGTGTTCATAGCGGCAAAAGACGGGAGCAGGTAG
- a CDS encoding alpha/beta fold hydrolase, which translates to MIVRQLQQHETSASRRTFLRGVVSSASVLALGGCTSMAATGARYDAASLSAEPTLLVATTRKPVNGGRTKPWFGPERATRMTVARAKLVPPDESRFSLAAAGLGDWRLDAIEPAGDISDLLTGGDVLIYVHGFKQTFETAALDAAHLADGIKFRGQTMAFSWPSKAGLFDYAYDRDSAMWSRDDFERVLNSVVTSPSAGRVHIVAHSMGTMLTLESLRQLYARHGDTVSDRIGAVVFASPDIDMDVFSSSVTRMGPLGRKITVVAATNDRALALSGRLAGGMTRVGAAEKAAIERLGVRVIDASDAGWGIINHDLFLSNAEVRRVIRRSIDTSAA; encoded by the coding sequence GTGATCGTCCGACAATTGCAGCAACACGAGACTTCTGCGTCCCGCCGTACATTCCTGCGCGGGGTGGTTTCCTCGGCCAGCGTGCTTGCGCTCGGCGGATGCACCAGCATGGCCGCGACCGGCGCGCGTTACGACGCCGCGTCGCTCTCGGCGGAGCCGACATTGCTCGTCGCGACCACGCGCAAGCCGGTGAACGGCGGGCGCACGAAGCCGTGGTTCGGGCCGGAGCGCGCGACAAGGATGACCGTCGCCCGCGCGAAGCTGGTGCCGCCCGACGAGAGCCGTTTCTCACTCGCCGCGGCCGGTCTCGGCGACTGGCGCCTAGATGCAATCGAGCCTGCCGGCGACATCAGCGATCTCCTGACCGGTGGCGACGTTCTGATCTACGTGCACGGTTTCAAGCAGACATTCGAGACCGCAGCGCTCGATGCCGCGCATCTTGCCGACGGCATCAAATTCCGCGGCCAGACCATGGCATTCTCCTGGCCGTCAAAGGCGGGGCTGTTCGATTATGCCTATGATCGCGACAGTGCGATGTGGTCCCGCGACGATTTCGAGCGCGTGCTCAATTCCGTGGTCACGAGCCCGAGCGCCGGACGCGTTCACATCGTCGCGCACAGCATGGGCACCATGCTCACGCTTGAGAGCCTGCGACAGCTCTATGCGCGACATGGCGATACCGTTTCGGACAGGATTGGCGCCGTGGTGTTCGCCTCGCCGGATATCGACATGGACGTATTCTCGTCTTCGGTTACCCGCATGGGGCCGCTCGGCCGCAAGATCACCGTCGTTGCCGCGACCAACGACCGCGCGCTGGCGCTGTCGGGGCGGCTGGCCGGCGGGATGACGCGGGTCGGCGCCGCCGAGAAGGCCGCCATCGAGCGGCTCGGGGTGCGCGTCATCGATGCATCCGATGCCGGGTGGGGCATCATCAACCACGATCTGTTCCTGTCCAACGCCGAGGTGCGGCGGGTGATACGCCGCTCGATTGATACGTCGGCGGCGTAA
- a CDS encoding GNAT family N-acetyltransferase: protein MLTAERFDRMIGAAGIATFIEPGQAFLLAFEQADDYDGIHFKWFRSRYGRFLYVDRVVVAEEERGRGLGRTLYADLFTRAGQLGHDRIVCEINMQPPNPGSDRFHAAQGFCEVGRATLDDGAKTVRYLLWCRN from the coding sequence TTGCTGACGGCGGAGCGGTTCGACCGAATGATCGGCGCCGCCGGCATCGCGACGTTCATCGAGCCCGGTCAGGCATTTCTTCTCGCATTTGAACAGGCGGACGATTACGACGGCATCCACTTCAAGTGGTTTCGGAGCCGTTATGGGCGGTTTCTGTACGTCGACCGCGTCGTCGTCGCCGAGGAGGAGCGGGGCCGGGGGCTGGGCCGGACATTGTACGCCGACCTGTTCACGCGGGCCGGGCAGCTTGGCCACGATCGCATTGTCTGCGAGATCAACATGCAGCCGCCGAATCCCGGCTCGGACCGATTTCACGCGGCGCAAGGGTTTTGCGAAGTCGGCCGGGCAACGCTCGACGATGGAGCGAAGACCGTCCGCTACCTTCTCTGGTGTCGAAATTGA
- a CDS encoding cation:proton antiporter — protein MAAGRRLQIVLLAFAACLLTTTLADAAGEKSTRPSEFLLLAQIALLIVVGRGLGELMQRIGQPSVMGELLGGLLLGPSLFGWLWPAAHTAIFPPSPEQKALIEGIAQFGILLLLLLTGMETDLKLVRKVGRAAATISIAGIVVPFVCGFSLGQLLPQSLLPHPESRLVASLFLGTALSISSVKIVAVVVREMNFMRRNVGQIIVATAIIDDTIGWIIIAMIFSLASHGTLDIFSVSQAVLGTLAFLAVSFTIGRRLAFRLIRWTNDYLVSSAAVITVILLLMSAMAMITHLIGVHTVLGAFVAGVLVGESPILTRQIDERLRGLISSLFMPVFFGLAGLSADLTVLRDPNLLLLTIALVLIASIGKFGGAFAGGALGGLTRKESYALASGMNARGSTEVIIATIGLSMGMLSQNLFSMIVTMAILTTMAMPPMLRAALSRLPLGDDEKVRLEREKFEQKGFVTNLERLLLAVDESANAKFAAHVAGLLAGERGLPITVLHVGARAKQQEGRREDAESHETVVRKAATASAEADQMNIHDVEVTTRARAERTTDAVVEEARKGFDLLVVGVENVLGKDGFDKKVEDATSRFKGPIALVAAKGIHLRQPAKAEFKILVAVSGSAVSRRGGEVAVALARLSTHPLNVVYVSTTRDKGTRRNSASMSLANEESILKDAAAAAARYDVNVNTTLRASAAPEEAILQEIRTSSANLVVLGVDRIQGDLLSFGSVAAAVLRKSKVSVLLIADGEPNRKD, from the coding sequence ATGGCGGCGGGACGGCGGCTGCAGATAGTGTTGTTGGCGTTCGCTGCATGCTTGCTGACGACGACCCTCGCCGACGCCGCTGGCGAAAAATCCACCCGCCCGTCCGAATTCCTGCTGCTCGCCCAGATCGCGCTCCTGATAGTGGTTGGCCGCGGGCTCGGCGAACTGATGCAGCGGATCGGCCAGCCATCGGTGATGGGGGAACTGTTGGGTGGCCTGTTGCTCGGCCCCTCCCTGTTCGGATGGCTCTGGCCGGCTGCGCACACCGCAATCTTTCCCCCCTCGCCGGAACAGAAAGCGCTGATCGAGGGCATCGCGCAGTTCGGGATATTGTTGCTGTTGCTGCTGACCGGCATGGAAACGGACCTCAAGCTTGTCCGCAAGGTCGGCCGGGCCGCCGCCACGATATCGATCGCGGGAATCGTGGTTCCATTCGTCTGCGGCTTCTCGCTCGGCCAGCTCCTGCCGCAGAGCCTGCTTCCGCATCCGGAGTCCCGTCTCGTAGCTTCGCTGTTTCTCGGCACCGCACTGTCGATTTCGTCGGTGAAAATCGTTGCGGTCGTCGTGCGCGAAATGAACTTCATGCGGCGCAACGTCGGTCAGATCATTGTTGCCACAGCAATAATCGACGACACCATCGGCTGGATCATCATCGCCATGATCTTCAGCCTGGCATCGCACGGCACGCTTGATATTTTTTCCGTCAGCCAGGCCGTGCTCGGCACCCTCGCCTTCCTCGCGGTCAGTTTCACGATCGGCCGGCGACTGGCGTTTCGCTTGATCCGCTGGACCAACGATTATCTCGTGAGCTCGGCAGCGGTCATCACCGTGATCCTGTTGCTGATGAGCGCGATGGCGATGATCACGCACCTGATCGGCGTTCACACCGTGCTCGGCGCATTCGTTGCCGGCGTTCTGGTCGGGGAATCGCCGATACTTACCCGCCAAATCGACGAGCGGCTGCGTGGCTTGATCTCCAGCCTGTTCATGCCGGTGTTCTTCGGCCTGGCCGGGTTGAGCGCAGACCTGACCGTGCTCAGGGACCCCAACCTGCTGCTGCTGACGATCGCACTGGTGCTGATTGCCAGCATCGGAAAATTCGGCGGCGCTTTCGCTGGCGGCGCGCTTGGCGGCCTTACGCGAAAGGAATCCTACGCGCTCGCAAGCGGTATGAATGCGCGCGGCTCAACCGAGGTCATCATCGCAACCATCGGTCTTTCGATGGGCATGCTCAGCCAAAACCTGTTCTCGATGATCGTGACGATGGCAATCCTCACGACAATGGCGATGCCGCCGATGCTTCGTGCCGCGCTTTCCCGCCTGCCGCTCGGCGATGACGAGAAAGTGCGGCTCGAGCGCGAGAAGTTCGAACAAAAGGGCTTTGTCACCAATCTCGAGCGCCTGCTGCTGGCGGTGGACGAGAGCGCGAACGCGAAATTCGCGGCTCATGTCGCCGGCCTTCTCGCGGGAGAGCGCGGACTGCCGATTACGGTTCTGCATGTGGGTGCCCGGGCAAAGCAGCAGGAAGGAAGGCGCGAGGATGCGGAGAGCCACGAGACCGTCGTCAGGAAAGCGGCCACCGCAAGCGCGGAAGCCGATCAGATGAACATCCACGACGTCGAGGTCACGACGCGCGCCCGGGCCGAAAGGACCACCGACGCCGTTGTGGAAGAGGCGCGAAAGGGCTTCGATCTTCTCGTCGTCGGAGTAGAGAATGTCCTGGGCAAGGACGGTTTCGACAAGAAGGTCGAAGACGCGACTTCAAGGTTCAAGGGGCCAATTGCGCTCGTTGCGGCAAAGGGTATCCACCTGAGGCAGCCCGCCAAGGCGGAGTTCAAGATACTCGTTGCGGTTTCCGGCAGCGCGGTATCGCGACGGGGCGGGGAGGTTGCGGTCGCACTGGCGCGCTTGAGCACGCATCCACTGAACGTGGTTTATGTGTCCACGACACGGGACAAGGGCACGCGCCGGAATAGCGCCAGCATGTCACTCGCCAATGAGGAGAGCATCCTGAAGGACGCCGCGGCGGCAGCGGCCCGTTATGATGTCAACGTGAACACAACGTTGCGCGCAAGTGCGGCTCCTGAAGAGGCCATCCTTCAGGAAATCAGGACAAGCAGCGCCAACCTCGTCGTACTGGGTGTTGACCGGATCCAGGGGGATTTGCTGAGCTTTGGCAGCGTCGCTGCCGCCGTGCTCCGCAAATCGAAGGTGTCGGTCTTGCTGATCGCGGATGGAGAGCCCAACCGGAAAGATTGA
- a CDS encoding DUF202 domain-containing protein, translating to MGKKAASTAVDIQTAKVADSAKKLKESSVRIEDSADRRTELASNRTALAAERTYSAWIRTGLFALASGAGAKTVLTGLMPAWIIQINGSALIVFSIFCYVAAVWRFIHSGAARPAPDVPRIDARILTAMSGFLSIISMVALVGLWLEY from the coding sequence ATGGGCAAGAAAGCTGCGTCTACGGCGGTCGACATCCAAACCGCAAAAGTCGCCGACAGTGCCAAGAAGCTGAAAGAGAGCTCGGTCCGGATCGAGGACAGCGCCGATCGCCGCACCGAACTCGCGTCCAACCGCACCGCGTTGGCGGCCGAGCGGACCTATAGTGCCTGGATCAGAACCGGGCTGTTTGCGCTCGCAAGCGGCGCAGGCGCGAAGACCGTGCTCACCGGTCTGATGCCGGCCTGGATCATCCAGATCAACGGAAGCGCGTTGATCGTCTTCAGTATCTTCTGTTACGTCGCTGCCGTGTGGCGTTTCATCCATTCGGGCGCTGCCCGGCCAGCGCCCGACGTACCACGCATCGACGCGCGAATATTGACGGCGATGAGCGGATTCCTTTCGATCATTTCGATGGTAGCGCTGGTGGGGCTCTGGCTGGAGTACTAG
- a CDS encoding DMT family transporter: MTGDFEKIAARAAPAIFVVLWSTGFIGTKYALGGAEPLTYLAIRMACVVGLMAIIVAVARPRWPDRIGIAHSAVAGVLVHGIYLGGTAIAIAHSIPAGLSALIPGLQPILTSTIASRWLGERVTPLQWGGLLLGLAGVGLILHDRPMGGEAGWGWFASAVSLVSITLGTLYQRRYCSAIDWRSGNLVQYVAVTIFFGLGAWLFETNVVHWTTEFILALAWLAVVLSIGSIGLLYWLIRRSAATSVASLFYLVPAVTSLMAFVLFGERLDAVSVAGMAACAAAVLLVNRRSV, translated from the coding sequence ATGACCGGCGACTTCGAAAAAATTGCCGCACGCGCGGCGCCCGCGATCTTTGTCGTGCTGTGGAGCACCGGCTTCATCGGCACCAAATATGCACTTGGTGGCGCCGAGCCGCTGACCTATCTCGCGATCCGCATGGCCTGCGTCGTCGGGCTGATGGCGATCATCGTCGCGGTCGCGCGGCCACGCTGGCCTGATCGCATCGGTATCGCGCACAGCGCGGTTGCCGGCGTTCTGGTGCACGGCATCTATCTCGGCGGCACCGCGATCGCAATCGCCCATTCCATTCCGGCCGGGCTCTCGGCTTTGATCCCGGGGCTGCAGCCGATTCTTACCTCGACCATTGCGAGCCGTTGGCTCGGTGAGCGCGTCACGCCGCTGCAATGGGGCGGATTGCTGCTTGGGCTCGCCGGCGTCGGGCTGATCCTGCATGACCGGCCGATGGGCGGCGAGGCGGGCTGGGGCTGGTTCGCCTCGGCGGTCTCGCTAGTCAGCATCACCCTGGGGACGCTCTACCAGCGGCGCTATTGCAGCGCGATCGACTGGCGGTCCGGCAATCTCGTGCAATACGTCGCGGTGACGATCTTCTTCGGCCTCGGCGCCTGGCTATTCGAGACCAATGTGGTGCACTGGACCACCGAGTTCATCCTGGCGCTGGCCTGGCTTGCGGTCGTCCTGTCGATCGGATCGATCGGGCTGCTCTATTGGCTGATCCGCCGCTCGGCCGCGACGTCGGTAGCAAGCCTGTTCTATCTGGTGCCGGCGGTGACCTCGCTGATGGCCTTTGTCCTGTTCGGCGAGCGGCTCGACGCCGTCTCGGTCGCCGGTATGGCCGCCTGCGCAGCCGCGGTGCTGCTGGTCAACCGCCGCTCAGTTTGA
- a CDS encoding Cache 3/Cache 2 fusion domain-containing protein has protein sequence MTTRSKFLPALKLRLGTKAVISAILLIAVNTALVVGAAHWSLTSEFGDRALRDIEINLRTLGLAFAETYSDAKITIKDGAVARAEISKMPEFKDHAIVDRAVGYTGGNATLFVYDEASNQFVRRTTNVKKENGDRAVGTQLAPDHPGQAVVRRGEAYRGPATLFGKTFMTAYYPIMNSAGKVIGLLYVGIPMAHYETMLSHAIQNMAIAAGIAALVVMLLTLLLVRRVTKPLTSVTASLTAIANGKADVEIASDDRTDEIGEIARSLVIFRSNSLERRRMREEQTAAAVASAEQRKGELRGFVEEFQTSVGSIIDKVMNASGEFERVARQLTETARTTASLSGKSAGASETASEHVRTAATASDELSSSIAEITRRVQESNGIAADAVKQAAATDQRINELSEAGARIGDVVKLITSIAEQTNLLALNATIEAARAGDAGRGFAVVAQEVKSLAGQTAKATEEISSQIGSMQLATEESVSAIKAIGQTIERISDIATSISAAVEQQRGATQNIAQSVRAAASGTADVAANIRNAAQGAEETGETSSQMFASAQNLSSESLHLKAEVDKFLDRVRAA, from the coding sequence ATGACCACGCGTTCCAAGTTTCTGCCGGCACTCAAGCTGCGGCTCGGCACCAAGGCTGTGATCTCCGCCATTCTCCTGATTGCGGTAAATACCGCGCTGGTGGTGGGAGCGGCCCATTGGTCGCTGACCTCTGAGTTCGGCGACCGGGCGCTCCGCGACATCGAGATCAACCTCCGTACGCTGGGTCTGGCGTTCGCCGAGACCTACAGCGACGCCAAGATCACGATCAAGGACGGGGCCGTCGCCCGCGCCGAAATTTCCAAGATGCCCGAATTCAAGGACCACGCGATCGTCGACCGCGCCGTGGGCTATACCGGCGGCAACGCCACGCTGTTCGTTTATGACGAGGCGAGCAATCAGTTTGTTCGCCGCACCACCAATGTGAAGAAGGAGAACGGCGACCGCGCCGTCGGCACCCAGCTCGCGCCCGACCATCCCGGGCAGGCGGTGGTGCGCCGGGGCGAGGCCTATCGGGGCCCGGCGACGCTGTTCGGCAAGACCTTCATGACGGCCTATTATCCGATCATGAATTCGGCCGGCAAGGTGATCGGCCTTCTCTATGTCGGTATTCCGATGGCGCACTACGAGACCATGCTCTCGCACGCCATCCAGAACATGGCGATCGCCGCCGGCATCGCCGCGTTAGTGGTGATGCTGCTGACCCTGCTGCTCGTCCGTCGCGTGACCAAGCCGCTGACCTCGGTCACGGCTTCGCTCACTGCGATCGCAAATGGCAAGGCCGATGTCGAGATCGCCAGCGATGACCGGACGGACGAGATCGGCGAAATTGCGCGCAGTCTCGTGATCTTCAGGAGCAACTCGCTCGAGCGCCGGCGCATGCGCGAGGAACAGACTGCGGCTGCTGTGGCCTCGGCCGAGCAGCGCAAGGGCGAACTGCGCGGCTTCGTCGAAGAGTTCCAAACCAGCGTCGGCAGCATCATCGACAAGGTGATGAACGCCTCCGGCGAATTCGAGCGCGTCGCACGCCAGCTCACCGAAACCGCGCGCACCACCGCGAGCCTGTCGGGCAAGTCGGCCGGCGCGTCCGAGACGGCCTCCGAGCACGTCCGCACCGCGGCAACGGCTTCCGACGAGCTTTCCAGCTCGATCGCCGAAATCACCCGCCGCGTGCAGGAATCGAATGGTATCGCCGCTGACGCCGTCAAGCAGGCGGCGGCCACCGACCAGCGCATCAACGAATTGTCAGAAGCCGGCGCCCGGATCGGTGACGTGGTGAAGCTGATCACCTCGATTGCCGAGCAGACCAACCTCCTGGCCCTCAACGCCACCATCGAAGCGGCGCGGGCGGGCGATGCCGGCCGCGGCTTTGCCGTGGTGGCGCAGGAGGTCAAGAGTCTCGCCGGCCAGACCGCGAAGGCGACCGAGGAGATTTCCAGCCAGATCGGCAGCATGCAGCTGGCGACTGAAGAGTCGGTCAGCGCCATCAAGGCGATCGGCCAGACCATCGAGCGCATCAGCGATATCGCCACCTCGATTTCGGCGGCGGTGGAGCAGCAGCGCGGCGCGACCCAGAACATTGCCCAGAGCGTTCGCGCGGCCGCCAGCGGCACGGCCGATGTCGCGGCCAACATCCGCAACGCAGCGCAGGGCGCCGAGGAGACCGGCGAGACGTCGAGCCAGATGTTTGCATCGGCGCAGAATCTGTCGAGCGAGAGTCTGCATCTGAAGGCCGAGGTCGATAAATTCCTCGACCGCGTCCGCGCCGCCTGA
- a CDS encoding DUF2177 family protein, with amino-acid sequence MNRYAALYLVTLLVIVPLDFLFLGVIAKDFFTSEVGNMLGEIRPVPAVLFYLLYVAGTVIFVSGGAGASWPSTLLYGALFGLFCYATFDFTALALLKHWSWKVAVVDVAWGAAVTAIASTAGLLVADWVGAKT; translated from the coding sequence GTGAACCGATACGCCGCGCTCTATCTGGTGACGCTGCTCGTCATCGTGCCGCTCGATTTTCTGTTCCTTGGCGTCATCGCCAAGGACTTCTTCACCTCAGAGGTCGGCAATATGCTGGGCGAGATCAGGCCCGTGCCGGCGGTTCTGTTCTATCTGCTCTATGTGGCGGGTACCGTGATCTTCGTCAGCGGCGGAGCAGGGGCCTCGTGGCCATCGACGCTGCTCTATGGCGCGCTGTTCGGCTTGTTTTGCTACGCGACGTTCGACTTTACGGCACTGGCGCTGCTCAAGCACTGGAGCTGGAAGGTAGCGGTCGTCGATGTCGCGTGGGGAGCGGCGGTAACGGCGATCGCGTCGACCGCCGGATTATTGGTGGCGGATTGGGTGGGCGCCAAGACCTAG
- a CDS encoding peroxiredoxin, with product MALQIGATAPDFEAETTEGKIKFHDWIGNSWALLFSHPKDFTPVCTTELGALAKLKPEFDKRGVKLMGLSVDPVDRHSKWSEDIKETQGAAPNYPMIGDTDFNVSKLYDMLPASTSGDPLTRTPADNQTVRNVFVIGPDKKIKLVLVYPMTTGRNFAEILRAIDSLQMTAKHRVATPADWKQGEDVIIAGSVSDDEAKTIYPQGWKSPKPYIRIVPQPK from the coding sequence ATGGCACTCCAGATTGGCGCAACTGCCCCCGATTTCGAAGCCGAGACCACGGAAGGCAAAATCAAGTTCCACGACTGGATCGGCAATAGCTGGGCGCTGCTGTTCTCGCACCCGAAGGATTTCACCCCGGTTTGCACCACTGAGCTCGGCGCTCTCGCGAAGTTGAAGCCGGAATTCGACAAGCGCGGCGTCAAGCTGATGGGGCTTAGCGTCGATCCGGTCGATCGGCATTCGAAGTGGTCCGAAGACATCAAGGAGACGCAGGGCGCGGCGCCGAACTATCCGATGATCGGGGACACCGATTTCAATGTCTCCAAGCTCTACGACATGCTGCCGGCCTCGACCTCGGGCGATCCGCTGACGCGCACGCCCGCCGACAACCAGACCGTCCGCAACGTCTTCGTCATCGGACCGGACAAGAAGATCAAGCTGGTGCTGGTCTATCCGATGACCACCGGCCGCAATTTCGCGGAAATCCTGCGGGCGATCGACTCGCTGCAGATGACCGCCAAGCACCGTGTCGCGACGCCGGCCGACTGGAAACAGGGCGAGGACGTCATTATCGCGGGCTCGGTATCCGACGACGAGGCGAAGACGATCTATCCGCAAGGCTGGAAATCGCCGAAGCCGTACATCCGGATCGTGCCGCAGCCGAAGTGA
- a CDS encoding alkaline phosphatase family protein, with translation MRRTIILLTAGLVALTASAASAQNATPRNLILFVPDGLRGRIVTPQTAPAMAELRDKGVNFQNSHSLFPTFTMANGSAMASGHYLGDTGTFSNTIYTARPIAHSNNTVTPFLEVNPVLLEVDEHFGGDYLNEETLLKMAREKGFSTAAIGKHGPTFIFDHTDKVGTAGLHSVIIDDATGGKNGVPLSDEMKEALTKAGLPHETPSRGENAKAGDAKTPGTTSANVAQQAYMADVAAKVVLPMFKARNKPFVLVFWSRDPDGSQHNTGDSLNTITPGINGPTSMAGIKNADNNLAQIRKALDELGLAASTNIIVSSDHGFSTISKESKTSPAAKISYEDTPKDFLPMGFVAIDLAKALDLPLFDPNDKNAHVADNAHPRAGNGLLGKDPTKPDVVVATNGGSDLIYIPGKDRKLADRVIKALLAQDYVSGIFVDDEFGSFPGTLPMSQLGLKGKAVVPHPSIVVNFRSWSSGCDVPTNCSVHIADTVLRQGQGMHGSFSRGDTLNFTAAIGPDFKAGYIDPLPVSNADVGATAAKLLGLTQKAKGKLLGRVMTEAMPNGVTPKASSGTVSSKPAANGLRTVLNFQRIGSQRYFDAAGFPGRTLGLEAGDGKQKTAGK, from the coding sequence CGGCCCCCGCCATGGCGGAGTTGCGCGACAAGGGCGTCAATTTCCAGAACTCGCATTCGTTGTTTCCGACCTTCACCATGGCCAATGGCTCGGCGATGGCCAGCGGCCATTACCTCGGCGATACCGGCACCTTCAGCAACACGATCTATACCGCCCGCCCGATTGCCCATTCCAACAACACCGTCACCCCGTTCCTCGAAGTCAATCCCGTCCTGCTCGAGGTCGACGAGCATTTCGGCGGCGACTATCTGAACGAAGAGACGCTGCTGAAGATGGCGCGCGAAAAGGGTTTTAGCACCGCGGCCATCGGCAAGCATGGTCCGACCTTCATCTTCGACCATACCGACAAGGTCGGCACCGCCGGCCTGCATTCGGTCATCATCGACGATGCCACCGGCGGCAAGAACGGCGTGCCGCTGTCGGATGAAATGAAGGAAGCGCTGACCAAGGCGGGCCTGCCGCACGAGACGCCCTCGCGCGGCGAGAATGCCAAGGCCGGCGACGCCAAGACGCCCGGCACGACCAGCGCCAATGTCGCGCAGCAGGCCTACATGGCCGACGTCGCCGCCAAAGTCGTGCTGCCGATGTTCAAGGCGCGCAACAAGCCGTTCGTGCTGGTGTTCTGGTCGCGCGACCCCGACGGCAGCCAGCACAATACCGGCGACAGCCTCAACACCATCACGCCCGGCATCAACGGGCCGACCTCGATGGCCGGCATCAAGAACGCCGACAATAACCTCGCCCAGATCCGCAAGGCGCTGGACGAGCTCGGGCTTGCCGCGTCGACCAATATCATCGTCTCCTCCGATCACGGTTTTTCGACGATCTCAAAAGAGAGCAAGACCAGTCCCGCGGCAAAAATCTCCTATGAGGATACGCCGAAGGATTTCCTCCCCATGGGCTTTGTCGCCATTGATCTGGCCAAGGCGCTCGACCTGCCGCTGTTCGATCCCAACGATAAAAACGCCCACGTCGCCGATAACGCGCATCCCCGTGCCGGCAACGGTTTGCTCGGTAAGGATCCCACCAAGCCCGATGTCGTGGTCGCGACCAATGGCGGCTCGGATTTGATCTATATCCCCGGCAAGGACCGCAAGCTTGCAGATCGCGTCATCAAGGCGCTGCTGGCGCAGGATTACGTCAGCGGCATCTTCGTCGACGACGAGTTCGGCAGTTTCCCGGGCACGCTGCCGATGTCGCAGCTCGGCCTGAAGGGCAAGGCGGTGGTGCCGCACCCGTCGATCGTGGTCAATTTCCGCTCCTGGTCGTCGGGCTGCGACGTGCCCACCAATTGCTCGGTTCACATTGCGGACACCGTGCTGCGCCAGGGCCAGGGCATGCATGGCAGCTTCAGCCGCGGCGACACCTTGAACTTCACGGCGGCGATCGGGCCCGACTTCAAAGCGGGCTACATCGATCCCCTCCCCGTCAGCAATGCCGACGTCGGCGCCACCGCGGCGAAGCTGTTAGGCCTCACGCAAAAGGCCAAAGGCAAGCTGCTCGGCCGCGTCATGACCGAAGCGATGCCGAACGGCGTTACGCCAAAAGCCTCCTCCGGCACCGTGAGTTCGAAGCCGGCGGCGAACGGCCTCCGCACCGTGCTGAACTTCCAGCGTATCGGTTCGCAGCGCTATTTCGATGCCGCAGGTTTTCCGGGCCGCACATTGGGGCTGGAAGCGGGCGACGGCAAGCAGAAGACAGCGGGGAAATAG